The following are encoded together in the Bradyrhizobium algeriense genome:
- a CDS encoding helix-turn-helix transcriptional regulator: MVNEPPLSPAQVRAARAWLSWSQEDLSIRSGVSHTSIARFESERSVPYDGTLTNIRNALEAAGINFRFAGALGTGISGPAFRQPKPTKPSR, from the coding sequence ATGGTTAACGAGCCTCCTCTTTCGCCAGCTCAGGTCCGCGCGGCCCGTGCGTGGCTTTCCTGGAGCCAGGAGGATCTTTCCATTCGATCCGGAGTCTCGCATACGTCGATCGCCCGATTTGAATCGGAGCGCTCGGTTCCGTACGACGGTACGTTGACCAACATCCGAAATGCGCTTGAGGCGGCGGGAATCAACTTTCGGTTCGCAGGCGCGCTCGGAACAGGCATTTCTGGTCCTGCTTTTCGGCAACCTAAGCCCACGAAGCCCTCGCGCTAG
- a CDS encoding helix-turn-helix transcriptional regulator: MVRSGFDERFPTRDSTIAKALGRNVRRLRKDKGWSQDELAAKLEVEQTAVSLIENCRANPTLQTLEAIADCFGVRFVDLFDTRTSK, translated from the coding sequence ATGGTGCGGTCAGGATTCGATGAGCGTTTTCCCACACGCGATTCAACCATTGCCAAGGCATTGGGTCGCAACGTTCGAAGACTGCGAAAAGACAAAGGCTGGAGCCAGGACGAATTGGCCGCCAAGCTTGAGGTGGAACAGACGGCCGTCTCACTGATTGAGAATTGCCGCGCCAATCCTACGCTTCAGACGCTTGAGGCAATCGCGGATTGTTTCGGGGTTCGGTTCGTAGATCTGTTCGACACCCGCACCTCGAAATGA
- a CDS encoding metallophosphoesterase family protein has translation MTHSLTFAIGDIHGCFDKLRTLLALCEIVRGGEDARFIFIGDYIDRGPDSRQVVDFLIRRQSDLGRRFICLRGNHEEMLVRAADKHRSDHDLMTWWGNGGEQTLKSYGVDDPSELPAEHLSWMKQLPLTHIDRHRLFVHAGVRPGVPLALQSEEDLLWIREPFLSSRDDHGVLVVHGHTPTTSRQADLRANRLNLDTGACFGGPLTAAAWSGARRAPIMFVTDTGEIVRL, from the coding sequence CTGACGCATTCGCTTACGTTCGCCATCGGCGATATTCACGGGTGCTTTGACAAGCTACGAACGCTTCTTGCCCTGTGCGAGATTGTTCGAGGTGGAGAGGATGCCCGGTTTATCTTCATTGGCGACTACATCGACAGAGGACCGGACAGCAGGCAGGTGGTGGATTTCCTGATCCGACGACAATCGGATCTGGGACGCCGCTTCATCTGCTTGCGCGGCAATCACGAGGAGATGTTGGTCCGCGCCGCGGACAAGCATCGCTCGGATCACGATCTCATGACTTGGTGGGGAAACGGGGGTGAGCAAACCCTCAAAAGCTATGGTGTTGACGATCCCAGCGAGCTGCCGGCTGAACACTTGTCATGGATGAAGCAGCTCCCGCTGACGCACATAGACCGGCATCGCCTTTTCGTCCACGCCGGTGTCCGGCCTGGTGTTCCGCTTGCTCTCCAGTCGGAAGAGGATCTTCTCTGGATACGGGAGCCGTTCCTATCCTCAAGGGACGATCATGGGGTGCTGGTTGTGCATGGGCACACCCCAACAACGTCACGGCAAGCCGATCTGCGGGCAAACCGGTTGAATCTCGATACGGGTGCCTGTTTCGGCGGTCCGCTAACGGCCGCGGCGTGGTCTGGCGCGCGGCGCGCGCCGATTATGTTTGTCACGGACACAGGCGAAATTGTTCGTTTGTAG
- a CDS encoding MBL fold metallo-hydrolase, producing the protein MNTRSMGAFRARVHRGTRQIGGTCIELEADGQRILLDLGLPLDADGASDDLLPDVAGLQGEDPSLSAIVISHGHGDHWGLLPLCKPAIPLVMGAATARIMGAAAPFAPNFFAPKVSKYLSDRTRLQIGPFRLTPYLVDHSAYDAYALEIEAAGRRLFYSGDIRAHGRKAALFEQLVRKPPQQIDTMLMEGSSLGRLNEHDHFESEQEIEARLIENFSRPGFVTISASAQNIDRMVGIYRACKRTNRTLLLDVYAMEILRATSNPNLPNVGWPNLSVYVPEYQRRHIARNQRFDLLEPYKSARIFREHIAAIADRVVMLFRPAMMRDVELGNLWNDARAIWSQWDGYLHDGPGAKLKADLLGRGIRLDVIHTSGHASIADLKRLANALNPGRLVPIHTFQGDRFSDYFANVTRRDDGEWWDV; encoded by the coding sequence ATGAATACTAGATCCATGGGTGCATTTCGCGCTCGCGTTCACCGCGGCACTCGGCAAATTGGTGGGACTTGCATCGAACTGGAGGCGGATGGCCAAAGGATCTTGCTCGATCTGGGCTTGCCGCTCGACGCTGATGGAGCTTCGGACGATTTGCTGCCGGATGTCGCAGGGCTTCAAGGCGAAGACCCAAGTTTGAGCGCGATTGTTATTTCGCATGGGCACGGCGACCATTGGGGATTGCTGCCGTTGTGCAAGCCCGCGATCCCGTTAGTCATGGGGGCTGCAACGGCTCGCATTATGGGTGCCGCGGCACCGTTTGCGCCCAATTTCTTTGCGCCCAAGGTGTCGAAATATCTGAGTGACCGAACTCGCCTCCAGATTGGACCGTTCCGTCTTACCCCTTATCTTGTCGACCATTCGGCCTATGACGCCTACGCCCTGGAGATCGAGGCAGCTGGCCGCCGGCTGTTCTACAGCGGCGACATTCGCGCTCACGGTCGCAAAGCGGCTCTCTTCGAACAATTGGTGAGGAAGCCACCTCAACAGATCGACACGATGCTGATGGAGGGTTCGAGCCTCGGCCGACTCAACGAACACGACCATTTCGAAAGCGAACAGGAAATCGAGGCCAGGCTCATCGAGAATTTCAGCCGGCCAGGGTTCGTCACGATCTCCGCGTCGGCGCAGAATATTGATCGCATGGTCGGCATTTATCGCGCCTGCAAGCGGACGAACCGCACGCTTCTGCTCGATGTCTATGCGATGGAGATCCTGAGAGCGACCAGCAATCCAAACCTGCCGAACGTGGGCTGGCCTAACCTCTCGGTCTACGTTCCGGAATATCAACGCCGGCACATCGCCAGAAATCAGCGTTTCGACCTACTCGAACCTTACAAGTCCGCACGCATCTTCCGCGAGCATATAGCTGCAATCGCCGACAGGGTGGTGATGCTGTTTCGACCCGCAATGATGCGCGACGTGGAATTGGGCAACCTCTGGAACGACGCGAGGGCGATCTGGTCCCAATGGGACGGATACCTCCACGATGGTCCTGGCGCGAAACTAAAGGCCGACCTGCTGGGCCGAGGGATCCGGCTGGACGTCATTCATACATCGGGCCATGCCAGCATCGCCGATCTCAAGCGGTTGGCCAACGCTCTCAATCCGGGCCGGCTCGTGCCAATTCACACATTCCAGGGTGACCGGTTCTCCGACTATTTCGCGAATGTCACGCGTCGCGACGATGGCGAATGGTGGGATGTCTAG
- a CDS encoding MarR family winged helix-turn-helix transcriptional regulator produces MIDALLTASKPELLDKDGDGTLRGLLYDYFAFGRSLEAARETFASFVGLSPTQYLILIAIKNSTAEEPMGVNQVAERLYLSGAFVTNEINKLVSDGLIEKTPHPGDGRRVQLALTQHGVSRLIRLAALQRPVNDALFGMLTREDFKVLSQLLSRLASNADSALKLAEHVQATLKFQENQRASAANLPESRKKRRARPRNGR; encoded by the coding sequence TTGATCGATGCGCTTTTGACAGCGTCCAAGCCCGAGCTGCTCGATAAAGATGGAGACGGCACGCTTCGCGGCCTCCTCTACGACTATTTCGCTTTCGGGCGCAGCCTGGAAGCCGCCCGTGAGACGTTCGCGAGCTTTGTCGGTCTATCGCCTACCCAGTATCTGATATTGATCGCGATCAAGAATTCGACGGCGGAAGAGCCCATGGGGGTCAACCAGGTCGCCGAACGCTTGTATCTAAGCGGCGCCTTCGTCACCAACGAGATCAACAAGCTGGTGTCTGACGGGCTGATCGAGAAGACCCCCCATCCCGGCGACGGACGTCGGGTGCAACTTGCCCTCACCCAGCACGGAGTGAGCCGACTGATCCGCCTTGCGGCCTTGCAACGCCCGGTCAATGACGCATTGTTCGGAATGCTGACGCGCGAGGATTTCAAAGTGTTGTCCCAGCTGCTGTCTCGTCTTGCTTCGAACGCCGATAGCGCGTTGAAGCTCGCCGAACATGTTCAAGCGACGCTCAAGTTTCAGGAGAATCAGCGGGCTTCAGCGGCCAATTTGCCGGAGTCCCGCAAGAAGCGGCGTGCGAGGCCCCGCAACGGTCGGTAA
- a CDS encoding flavin reductase family protein codes for MEDRAFRRALGEFATGVAVVTARGKGEELIGVTMSSFNSVSLDPPLVLFSVDRKARSLSAMLEAKGFAVNILARDQEHISNQFARALSNKWDQVKTSVGHAEAPLISGAMAHFECAPYANYDGGDHIIFVVRVVRHTTRSEAAAPLVFFRGRYRDLVDEAEREPTWPLPIHY; via the coding sequence ATGGAAGACCGTGCATTCAGGCGTGCTCTCGGGGAGTTCGCGACCGGTGTTGCGGTAGTGACCGCGCGCGGCAAGGGCGAAGAGCTCATCGGTGTGACCATGAGTTCGTTCAACTCCGTCTCACTTGATCCGCCGCTCGTTCTTTTCAGCGTCGACCGCAAGGCGCGCAGCCTATCTGCGATGCTCGAAGCGAAGGGCTTCGCCGTGAATATCCTTGCGCGCGACCAGGAGCACATCTCCAATCAATTTGCGCGAGCCCTCTCCAACAAATGGGACCAGGTCAAGACCTCGGTCGGCCATGCCGAGGCCCCGCTGATCTCGGGTGCGATGGCGCATTTCGAATGCGCGCCCTACGCGAACTATGACGGCGGGGACCACATCATCTTTGTCGTGCGCGTCGTCCGTCACACGACCCGCTCTGAGGCGGCCGCCCCACTGGTCTTCTTTCGCGGTCGTTACCGAGATCTCGTGGACGAAGCCGAACGCGAGCCGACCTGGCCGCTTCCCATTCACTACTAG
- a CDS encoding 4-hydroxyphenylacetate 3-hydroxylase family protein → MRSAKEYLSGLKDGRTIYIDGASVGDVTAHHAFRNLAGSMAGLFGFASAPENADLMTFDTGAGRANRIWQLPASYAELVKRRKALEAWAALHAGFMGRAPDHVASCISGLYMGLDVFKEYDPARAGALESYYRYARDKDLYLTYVIINPQADRSKGAADQADPFLTAGVVDRDAEGITIRGAKMLATGGVVADEVFVTTIQPMRPGEERYAMSFAIPMSTKGLKLLSRKSYENAAGAVFDNPLSSRFDENDSVLYFDDVKVPWDRVFVESNVEMCQKQFHATPCHVYQNYQAMVRLSVKLKFLTGLAHRIAEMNGVTQFPQVREMLGQLAAETGMVDALVAAMEAKGKQIGPYFIPDRHTLYSAQVLTQQLYSHILGSLRELAGGGMIMLPSSVADFANPEIAALIGKTQQSPKANSHDRVKFYKLAWDAVGSEFGSRHQQYEMFYAGATFVTKGHSYRTYDWVGADRLVQSMLDSYDLNGVSSSSKAA, encoded by the coding sequence ATGCGTAGCGCAAAGGAATATTTGTCAGGCTTGAAGGATGGCCGGACCATCTACATCGACGGCGCCTCAGTCGGCGATGTAACGGCGCACCATGCCTTCCGCAATCTCGCTGGCTCGATGGCGGGGTTGTTTGGCTTTGCGAGCGCGCCCGAGAATGCGGATCTGATGACGTTCGACACAGGCGCAGGCCGCGCCAACCGTATCTGGCAGCTTCCGGCCTCCTATGCCGAGCTCGTGAAGCGGCGGAAGGCGCTTGAGGCCTGGGCCGCGTTGCATGCGGGGTTCATGGGCCGCGCCCCGGACCACGTGGCGTCCTGCATTTCCGGCCTCTACATGGGGCTCGACGTCTTCAAGGAGTATGATCCGGCCCGCGCCGGGGCGCTCGAGAGCTACTACCGTTACGCGCGCGACAAGGATCTCTACCTCACTTACGTCATCATCAATCCGCAGGCGGACCGTTCGAAGGGTGCGGCCGACCAGGCGGATCCGTTTCTCACCGCCGGCGTCGTCGATCGCGATGCTGAGGGCATTACGATCCGTGGCGCCAAGATGCTGGCCACCGGCGGCGTCGTGGCCGACGAGGTCTTTGTCACGACGATCCAGCCGATGCGCCCGGGTGAGGAGCGCTATGCGATGTCCTTTGCGATTCCGATGAGTACGAAGGGCCTGAAGCTGCTGTCGCGCAAATCCTATGAGAACGCGGCGGGCGCCGTGTTCGACAATCCTCTGTCCAGCCGGTTCGACGAGAACGACTCCGTTCTCTATTTCGACGACGTCAAGGTGCCGTGGGACCGAGTGTTCGTCGAAAGCAATGTCGAGATGTGCCAGAAGCAGTTTCACGCCACACCCTGTCATGTGTACCAGAACTACCAGGCGATGGTCCGATTGAGCGTGAAGCTCAAGTTCCTGACGGGTCTTGCTCATCGGATCGCCGAGATGAACGGAGTCACCCAGTTTCCGCAGGTGCGTGAGATGCTCGGCCAGCTTGCAGCCGAGACCGGTATGGTCGACGCGCTGGTTGCGGCCATGGAGGCGAAGGGCAAGCAGATCGGTCCCTATTTCATCCCGGACCGTCACACGCTCTATTCCGCGCAGGTGCTGACGCAGCAGCTTTATTCACACATCCTCGGCTCGCTGCGCGAACTCGCCGGCGGCGGCATGATCATGCTGCCTTCGTCAGTCGCCGACTTCGCCAATCCCGAGATCGCGGCGTTGATCGGCAAGACCCAGCAGTCCCCGAAGGCGAACTCGCATGATCGCGTGAAGTTCTACAAGCTCGCTTGGGATGCCGTCGGCTCCGAGTTCGGCTCGCGCCATCAGCAGTACGAGATGTTCTACGCCGGCGCGACTTTCGTCACCAAGGGGCACTCCTATCGCACCTATGATTGGGTCGGCGCCGATCGGCTGGTCCAGAGCATGCTCGATTCCTACGACCTCAACGGCGTCTCTTCTTCCAGCAAGGCCGCCTGA
- a CDS encoding cupin, with product MPVNKKHDEFYTLDMNTGWEVPVGYPPGIQQKIIAGGLDETNRRGTRTRLLRFAPGVYTTAPFSHEYWEEVYLVSGDLIVGNDEKGEGGKSFPPNTYACRPPHAPHGPFKSVNGCLLLEMHYFDPV from the coding sequence ATGCCTGTCAACAAGAAGCACGACGAATTCTACACGCTCGACATGAATACCGGCTGGGAAGTCCCGGTGGGGTATCCGCCGGGCATCCAGCAGAAGATCATTGCGGGCGGTCTCGACGAGACGAATCGGCGCGGTACGCGCACCCGGTTGCTTCGCTTCGCGCCAGGCGTCTATACGACCGCGCCGTTTTCGCACGAGTACTGGGAAGAGGTCTATCTGGTCTCGGGCGACCTGATCGTCGGCAATGACGAAAAAGGCGAGGGCGGCAAGAGTTTCCCGCCAAACACCTACGCCTGCCGGCCGCCGCATGCACCGCATGGGCCGTTCAAATCCGTCAACGGCTGCCTGCTGCTGGAAATGCACTACTTCGATCCGGTGTGA
- a CDS encoding ABC transporter substrate-binding protein — MKLRSGLSAVSLVIGLASAASAAAQQKPASLGLGIFTFTSGPAAAYGMPGKNAADLMIDEINAKGGIEGVPVSATYVDEAQGAQGVIAEYRRLAGDAKNQVMVAALSSANCLALAPIAEQIEVPTVGWNCDTHQLLIDGKSKYVFRPNGNTVPEFIAYAIYLLERKPNVKTVAIINPDYAFGHDAAKIFTAALKALKPDVEIVAELYPKLGSPNYQTEISRLTTARPDVVFSNLWGADLENFVRQAAPRGLFTSSQVVLALGETVLQRVPLPDGVIVGVLGDGWWMSPDAKANPETAKFAEAYKARFGEYPVFPSIKMANALIYVKAAYKAAMQKNGGKWPTRAELADAMKGSKVATLTGTAQTRADNDGLVDQVVGVTVKTAAQQFPVIGDMVRYKGDSLMPQAGQDPLAWISTLKPEFAKSLPKPGSYK; from the coding sequence ATGAAGCTGAGAAGCGGCTTGTCTGCGGTTTCGCTTGTCATTGGTCTTGCGTCGGCGGCGTCAGCCGCCGCGCAGCAAAAGCCTGCCTCATTGGGGCTCGGAATCTTCACGTTTACCTCGGGTCCTGCGGCAGCCTACGGGATGCCCGGCAAGAACGCGGCTGACCTGATGATTGACGAGATCAACGCCAAGGGCGGCATCGAGGGTGTGCCTGTTAGTGCGACCTATGTCGATGAAGCACAAGGCGCGCAGGGCGTCATCGCGGAGTATCGCCGCCTCGCAGGTGACGCCAAGAACCAGGTGATGGTCGCGGCCTTGTCGAGCGCCAACTGCCTCGCGCTGGCACCGATCGCGGAGCAGATTGAGGTCCCGACGGTAGGGTGGAATTGCGACACCCATCAGCTTCTGATCGACGGCAAAAGCAAATACGTATTCCGCCCCAACGGCAACACCGTGCCTGAATTCATCGCCTACGCGATCTATCTTCTGGAGCGTAAGCCGAACGTGAAGACCGTCGCGATCATCAATCCCGACTACGCGTTCGGTCATGATGCAGCCAAGATCTTCACCGCAGCGCTGAAGGCGTTGAAGCCAGACGTCGAGATCGTCGCCGAGCTCTATCCGAAGCTCGGCTCGCCAAACTACCAGACCGAGATTTCGCGCCTCACCACCGCGCGTCCAGATGTGGTCTTCTCAAACCTCTGGGGCGCCGACCTCGAAAATTTCGTTCGTCAGGCCGCGCCGCGTGGGCTATTCACGTCCAGTCAAGTGGTCCTTGCGCTCGGCGAGACCGTGCTGCAGCGTGTGCCGTTACCCGACGGCGTGATAGTCGGGGTTCTGGGCGACGGCTGGTGGATGTCGCCGGACGCCAAAGCCAATCCCGAGACGGCGAAGTTTGCCGAGGCATACAAGGCCCGTTTCGGCGAATATCCGGTGTTCCCGTCCATCAAGATGGCCAACGCGCTGATCTACGTAAAAGCTGCCTACAAGGCTGCGATGCAGAAGAATGGCGGCAAGTGGCCGACGCGCGCCGAGCTGGCGGACGCCATGAAGGGCAGCAAGGTCGCGACCCTGACCGGCACCGCGCAGACGCGCGCCGACAATGACGGCCTCGTCGACCAGGTCGTCGGCGTCACCGTGAAGACAGCGGCGCAGCAGTTCCCCGTGATCGGTGACATGGTCCGCTACAAGGGCGACAGCCTGATGCCACAGGCCGGGCAGGACCCGCTGGCCTGGATTTCGACGCTGAAGCCGGAGTTCGCGAAGAGCCTGCCGAAGCCGGGAAGCTACAAATAG
- a CDS encoding branched-chain amino acid ABC transporter permease produces MSNAIIPLLLDSLASAALIFFAAVGLTLVFSVLRVLNVAHGSLYSIGGYVAASICLFIANRQLNPYLSFVALLFSAVLVAAIFGPLIERGLVRWTYGKSEAVQILITFGLFLILEDLQRVIFGVNSFYEDAPMRLLGTSSIGGVVYLNYQILLIGMALLVVIGLRLLINHTRLGRLITAVVTDREMAQAMGIDTNRIFILAFSLGVFLAALGGALATPTSGIAPGLGADTMVLAFAVAAIGGLGQIEGAAVASLIVGLARVLAIYLAPSLDAVAPYAAMLVVLLIRPYGLFGSVTARRI; encoded by the coding sequence ATGTCAAATGCAATCATCCCCCTGCTGCTGGACAGTCTGGCCAGCGCCGCACTGATATTCTTTGCGGCGGTTGGCCTGACGCTGGTCTTCAGCGTGCTGCGCGTCCTCAACGTGGCCCATGGCAGCCTCTATTCGATCGGCGGCTATGTCGCGGCATCGATCTGCCTGTTCATTGCGAACCGCCAGCTCAACCCGTATCTGTCGTTCGTGGCGTTGCTGTTCAGCGCCGTCCTCGTTGCGGCGATATTCGGTCCGCTGATCGAGCGCGGTCTGGTCCGTTGGACTTACGGCAAGTCGGAAGCCGTCCAGATCCTGATCACGTTCGGGCTGTTCCTCATCCTGGAGGACCTGCAGCGCGTGATCTTCGGCGTGAATTCCTTTTACGAGGATGCGCCTATGCGATTGCTCGGCACGTCGAGCATCGGCGGGGTCGTCTATCTCAACTACCAGATCCTCTTGATCGGGATGGCGCTTCTCGTCGTCATCGGTCTGCGGCTGTTGATCAACCATACCCGGCTTGGGCGCCTGATCACGGCTGTCGTGACCGACCGTGAGATGGCGCAGGCGATGGGCATCGACACCAACCGGATTTTCATCCTGGCGTTCTCGCTCGGCGTGTTCCTGGCGGCGCTGGGAGGGGCCCTGGCGACGCCGACGTCCGGCATCGCCCCGGGGCTCGGGGCCGACACCATGGTGCTCGCCTTTGCGGTGGCGGCGATCGGGGGCCTCGGACAGATCGAAGGGGCCGCGGTGGCCTCGCTAATCGTCGGTCTGGCGCGCGTGCTCGCGATCTATCTGGCGCCGTCGCTGGATGCCGTTGCGCCCTATGCGGCGATGCTTGTCGTCCTCCTGATCCGTCCCTACGGCCTGTTCGGATCGGTGACGGCGCGGAGGATATGA
- a CDS encoding branched-chain amino acid ABC transporter permease, with product MRAIFAAAAILTLAVLPVAAPWLQFVLTLAIAKGFAALGVAILLRAGLISIGHAMFFAASAYGVAFLARAGINDFGLLLVLSVLSAALVGAIAGSFLVRYRAIFFAMLNLAVSMVFYALCSKLYGVTGGTDGLPVPIPGIFGIVVTEPVFKSMLFYLSLTLMVLVGFAVQRYLNSPLGHALSAVHTNEIRLEYLGIPVWAILLIAYAISAALAGLGGVIAGFAIGRVVPEFAFWTASGHLVLIAVLGGIGGVPGAFLGALFLELLHSAAVTVTDAWNLIVGVALIAVIMFMPQGFYGLFSRKEASSL from the coding sequence ATGCGAGCGATCTTTGCCGCCGCCGCGATACTCACACTTGCCGTGCTGCCGGTCGCCGCACCCTGGCTGCAATTCGTGCTGACGCTTGCGATCGCCAAGGGCTTTGCGGCGCTGGGCGTTGCGATTCTGCTCCGCGCCGGGCTGATCTCGATCGGTCATGCCATGTTCTTTGCCGCCAGCGCCTATGGTGTCGCATTCCTGGCGCGTGCCGGCATCAATGATTTCGGCCTGCTCCTGGTCCTCTCGGTGCTGTCCGCCGCGCTGGTCGGCGCCATCGCGGGATCGTTCCTTGTCCGATATCGCGCGATCTTCTTCGCGATGCTGAACCTCGCGGTCTCCATGGTCTTCTACGCATTGTGCTCCAAGCTTTATGGAGTCACCGGTGGGACCGACGGCTTGCCCGTTCCCATTCCCGGCATCTTCGGCATCGTGGTGACCGAGCCTGTCTTCAAGAGCATGCTCTTCTATCTTAGCCTGACGCTGATGGTGCTGGTCGGCTTTGCCGTCCAGCGCTACCTGAACAGTCCGTTAGGCCATGCGCTCTCGGCGGTCCACACCAACGAGATCCGGCTTGAGTATCTCGGAATACCCGTCTGGGCGATCCTCCTGATTGCCTACGCCATTTCGGCGGCGCTGGCGGGGCTTGGTGGCGTGATCGCCGGTTTCGCGATCGGTCGAGTGGTGCCTGAATTCGCCTTTTGGACCGCGTCCGGCCATCTGGTGCTGATCGCCGTGCTCGGCGGGATCGGCGGCGTGCCCGGCGCCTTCCTCGGAGCGCTGTTCCTGGAGTTGCTCCACAGCGCCGCCGTCACCGTGACCGACGCCTGGAATCTGATCGTGGGCGTGGCCCTGATCGCCGTGATCATGTTCATGCCGCAAGGGTTTTATGGACTGTTCTCGCGCAAGGAGGCGTCAAGCCTATGA
- a CDS encoding ABC transporter ATP-binding protein has product MTRPILEAKDLHVAFNGIKAADGVSIAIHDGEFLAIIGPNGSGKTTLLNICTGYIRPKSGSVQLDGYDITRLSPRAIARRGVARAFQIPQLFSAQRTIDNMMLALAATDGLWSAGRPLETAARREEAEALLDLVGLADDSERISSTLPEGHRKLLDIAVALALKPRLLLLDEPTSGVSALERFQLMEALMGALRQRRITALFVEHDMDVVARYASRVLVWNAGNIMAEGRPDEVFKNAQVRERVVGVA; this is encoded by the coding sequence ATGACGCGTCCCATTCTCGAGGCCAAGGACCTTCATGTCGCGTTCAACGGGATCAAGGCTGCCGACGGTGTGAGCATCGCGATTCACGACGGCGAATTCCTCGCAATCATTGGACCGAACGGGTCGGGGAAGACGACCCTGCTCAATATCTGCACCGGCTACATCCGGCCGAAATCCGGCAGCGTGCAGCTCGATGGTTACGACATCACCCGCCTGTCGCCGCGCGCCATCGCGCGCCGCGGCGTCGCTCGCGCCTTCCAGATTCCGCAGCTGTTCTCCGCGCAACGCACCATCGACAACATGATGCTGGCGCTGGCGGCAACGGATGGATTGTGGAGCGCGGGCCGCCCGCTCGAGACCGCGGCGCGACGCGAGGAGGCGGAGGCGCTGCTCGACCTGGTTGGGCTCGCCGACGACAGTGAGCGGATCAGCAGCACCTTGCCCGAAGGGCATCGCAAGCTCCTGGACATCGCGGTTGCGCTGGCTCTCAAGCCGCGCCTTCTGCTGCTGGACGAGCCGACCAGCGGCGTCAGCGCGCTCGAGCGCTTTCAGCTCATGGAGGCGCTGATGGGTGCGCTCCGCCAGCGCCGCATCACGGCGCTGTTCGTGGAGCACGACATGGACGTGGTTGCCCGCTACGCGAGCCGTGTCCTGGTCTGGAACGCCGGCAACATCATGGCCGAAGGGCGACCCGACGAGGTATTCAAGAACGCGCAGGTCCGCGAACGCGTCGTGGGGGTGGCGTGA
- a CDS encoding ABC transporter ATP-binding protein, protein MLSLDKVCVSIEGVRVLREVSCDIVERKTTVLIGRNGAGKTTTLRAIMGLLGLDGGNIRLDADDLGRMPAHHRARAGIGYAPEDRRLISELSVDENIRLPALALKLEKAEIERRLDEVYSLLPELHVMRARPAGGVSGGQGKMVALGRALTVARKVLLLDEPFQGLAPALALNYARTLGELRKRRPELSLLITESSPALLDRIADRTLQIERGEILATSTKDRESHVAAI, encoded by the coding sequence ATGCTCAGCCTCGACAAGGTCTGTGTCTCGATCGAAGGCGTTCGCGTGTTGCGCGAGGTGAGCTGCGACATCGTCGAGCGCAAGACGACGGTGCTGATCGGGCGCAACGGCGCTGGTAAGACGACGACGCTGCGCGCGATCATGGGGCTGCTTGGCCTTGATGGCGGCAACATCCGTCTCGACGCCGACGACCTCGGCCGTATGCCGGCCCATCACCGCGCACGCGCCGGAATCGGCTATGCGCCGGAGGATCGCCGGCTGATCTCGGAATTGAGCGTGGACGAGAACATTCGCCTTCCGGCGCTGGCGTTGAAGCTCGAGAAGGCGGAGATCGAGCGAAGGCTCGATGAGGTCTACAGCTTGCTGCCCGAGCTGCATGTCATGCGGGCAAGGCCGGCAGGTGGCGTCTCCGGCGGGCAGGGCAAGATGGTTGCGCTCGGCCGCGCGCTCACGGTGGCACGCAAGGTGCTATTGCTCGATGAACCCTTCCAGGGTCTTGCGCCGGCGCTTGCGCTCAACTATGCGCGCACGCTCGGCGAGTTGCGCAAGCGGCGACCGGAGCTTTCGCTGTTGATCACCGAATCGTCGCCGGCGCTGCTCGACCGGATCGCCGACAGGACACTGCAGATCGAGCGCGGCGAAATCCTCGCCACATCGACCAAGGATAGGGAATCCCATGTTGCTGCAATTTGA